The Thermocrinis ruber genomic sequence CCAATTTCTTTATAAGCCTGAGGTCCTCCTCTTGGATGTGTCGGCGGTCCTCCCTCAGATGCAAGGTAATTTGATGGGCACCCGCCTGCTCTGCCAAAAGGGCACAAAAAACCGGGCTTGGTTCAAAGGTCCTCCTTGCCTGCCTTAGGGTTGCCACATGGTCAATATTTACCCCAAGCCTCATGCTCAAAAATGCACATCACAAACCTGCTCGTATTCTATAAGCTCTTTTATTACCGGCTTTTCTCCGCAGAGGGGACAGTTGGGATCCTTGCGCAGTTTTACCTTCCTAAAGTCCATAGAAAGGGCATCCATGATAAGGAGCTTACCAACTAATGGCTCTCCTATGCCCAATATCAGCTTTATTGCCTCTGTGGCCTGAATACAACCCATTATGCCCCCAATACTTCCGAGAATTCCCGCCTCTTGGCAAGAAGGCACAAGACCTGGAGGAGGAGGTTCTGGAAAGAGACACCTATAGCATGGAGACTGTTCTTTCATTCTGAAGTCAAAGACAGAAACCTGACCTTCAAACCTCAGCATGGCGGCGGAAACTAAAGGCTTGCCCGCAAAGTAGCAAGCGTCGTTTATAAGAAAGCGGGTGGGGAAGTTGTCGGTGCCATCCAAGACCACGTCGTAATCCTTGATTATATCCATTATGTTTTCTTTGCTTATGCGGGTGTTATAAGTGATCACCTTCACATCCGGGTTTAGCATTTCCACGGTCCTTCTGGCAGATTCCACCTTTGGGGTGCCTACCCTTTCGGTGTTGTGGATAATCTGCCTTTGGAGGTTTGACAAATCCACCACATCAAAATCCACTATGCCAATGGTTCCCACACCGGCTGCTGCCAGGTACAGTATGGCGGGGGAACCCAAACCCCCTGCGCCTATCACAAGCACCTTGGAATTTAACAACTTTTCCTGCCCCTTACCGCCCACCTCGGGCAGGATTATATGCCTTGCGTATCTTTTTATCTGCTCCTCTGTAAACTTAAACATTTCAGCCCTCTACTGTAAAAATTTATATGTTCAGCAAAATACTTCGCAACTCTTGACCCTCGGAACTTCCCACCAAGCCCCTCTCATGAACCTGCTTATCGACCCGAGAAGGCTCCAAGGTGGATATTATGTAGTCCATAGCCTTGTAAGCCTTGGAAGGATCTCCACAGGTATAGACATCTACCGTTGCCAATCCATGCTCGGGCCATGTGTGGATGGATATGTGGGACTCCGCAAGAAGGATAACACCTGTGGCACCGTGGGGTTGGAATTGGTAGTAATGAGAGGAGATCTTGGTGAGACCTGCTACCCTGACGGCGGTCTCTAAAAGGTTTTTGATGTCCTCTACCCTGTCAATAAGGTCAGGGTTAACGCCGTGCAGGTCCGCTAAGATATGCAGTCCGAGGGCTTTTGCCATTTCTTCTCCTCCTTGTCAAGGTTTTTTAAAAGCTTCCAAAGCCAAACCATAGTAAAAAACCTCCTTTTGCAAGAAAAACAAATTATAATAACTTTTATGAAAAAATCAAGTAGAAAAAAACTCCTCAGACCCACTTCATCTATGGTAAAACAGGCGGTGTTCAACATGCTGGGAGACATAGAGGGCATGCTCTTTATAGACCTGTTTGCCGGGACTGGTCAGATGGGTTTTATGGCTATGGAGAGGGGTGCAGAGGTAATTTTCGTGGAAAAGAACAGGAAGTTTGCCCAAGCAATAAAGGAAAAAGGGGGAAAAGTCATTATTTCAGATGCAATAAAGTTTTTAGAACACTTGGAAGACAAGCCAGACATAATCTTTGCAGATCCTCCTTATGATTATGAAAACTACCAAAAACTTATTGAATTAGCCCTAGAAAAACTAAACAATGGAGGATTTTTTATCCTTGAACACAGGAAAGGCCAAAACTTTGGAGCAGAAAAGGTAAAAACTTACGGAGATACCGCCCTATCTATATGGAGGAAGGAGGATGATTAGCGTAGTATATCCGGGCACCTTTGACCCTCCTCACCTGGGACATCTTGACATAGTTAAAAGGAGCTGTGAGCTATTTGATAGGGTAGTAGTGGCCATAGCCAAAAGCCCAAGGAAATACCTACTCTTTAACTTGGAAGAGAGAGTAGATATGTTTAGAGTGATGGTTGAACCCTTAGGTTCAAAGGTGGAGGTTAAGGGCTTTGATGGACTTTTGGTGGATTTTATGAGGAAGGAGGGGCTGAGGGTGATAGTGAGGGGTGTTAGGCTTTTTACGGACTTTGAGTATGAACTTCAGATTGCCCTCAATAACAGCAAGTTGGCAGGCGTAGAAACCATATTTATGATGCCCTCTCAAGAATACATACACATAAGCTCCACCATAGTGAGGGACATAGCCAGCTACTGCGGAACTTTAGAGGGCTTGGTACATCCCTATGTGGCAAAAAAGCTAAGAGAAAAGTTCCACTGCCCTTAACCCTTGCACTCTACACCTTCCCTTTCTATGTACTCTTTCATCTTTTGCAGGGCAACGTCTCCTGTTACTAGGTCCTTTAGGTCCCTTTCCAAGTTTGTGGGCTTTAGCCTTGCGATCCAGCCTTCTCCGTAGGGGTCGTCGTTTATTAGGTCCGGTTGGTCAAAGAGCTTTTCGTTCCTTTCCACAATCTCACCCTCTATGACCGCAGGTATTGGACCAGTCCATTTGCCACTTTCTAAGGACGCTATGGGCTTTCCTTTGGGCACGTGTTTGCCGGGTGGCTTTATCCGGACGTTTACCATTCTGCCCGCGCGGGTTTGCCCTACGTCCGTGGCACCAACCGTAACGGTGCCATCTTCCTCAAGGCGATACCAAACTTGGTTCTCTATATCATAGTAAAGTTCCTTAGGAATCTTACAGCCCTTATAGGTTTCCATGGCAAAAGTATTTTAAGGGCTTCTTGTTGAAATATTCAACTATCTCCATGCATAAAACCAACAAGAGATAAGGGTTCGTAAAAGACCGGCCTCTTGACCAGCAATTCAGTCTGTGGTATCCTTTTTGCTATGAAGAGGTGGTTTTTTGTCCTCTGCCTTGCCTTTGGCTTTTCTTACGCCCAAGAGTGCAAGGTTTTAGAGGGCTATGCCTCCTGGTATGGCGAAAAGTTCCACGGAAGAAAAGCGTCTAGCGGAGAAAGGTTTGATAAATTCAAATACACTGCTGCGTCAAAGTACTTTGATATGCATACATACCTCCTGGTGAGAAACTTGGAAAACGGAAGGGAGGTAGTGGTTAGGGTTAATGATAAGGGACCACACAAAAAGGGCAGGATCATAGACCTATCAAAGTCTGCGGCGGAAAAGCTCGGAATGCTCAAAAAGGGAGTGGCCAAGGTTCAGGTGATGCCCTTGCACTGCGTGGCAAAGGATGACCAAGAGGAAGTAATAGTGGACCTTATAAAGACCGATTGACCAAGAGTGTTCCACAACCCCCAAGTTTGTCCTTTCTGTATCTTGTGGAAAGGGTAACCTTTATACCCTGAGCCTTTAATGTCAAAAAAGCCCTTTCATATTCCTCTGGAGATGGCGCTTCAAAGTCAGGCTTTGTGGAGTTATAGTAAAGAAGCACCGCCCTCAAGCCCAGCTCCTTGACAAGCCTTGAAAACTCCAAAAGTTCTTCCTCTGTGTCGTTTATGCCCTTCATAAGCAAATATGCTAAGGCAATCTTTTTTCTCCTGCTTGAACTGAGCTCTTTGAGAGAATGTTTCAGTGTACTGATGAGCTTCTCAAGACTTCCTCCATGAGGGATTAGAAGTTTTCTTTTTTCCTCTCTTACTGTATGCACAGATATGGTTACGCCATTGTGGGGAAGACTAAGTAGCATGGGCAGTTTTTCCGTAGGGAAGCCGGTGGTGTAGAAGGAAACCTTTAGTCCCTCCTCTTTTAACATCCAGAAGGCTTCTTGGACGTTCGCGTAATTCATCAAAGGCTCCCCAATGCCTGACATAGCTATTCTCTTTATTGGGAGTCTATCCTTTAAAAGCTTGTATTGGGAGTATATTTCCTCTGCAGAAAGATTTCTCAGTAGCCCCTTTGAACCTGAAAGACAGAAGGGACATCCCAACGCACAGCCCACCTGTGTGGAAATGCAGAGGGTGTCTCCCCTGTAAAAAACTGACTCAATTCTTGAGCCATCCTTCAACTCAAACAAAAACAATCGGTTTAGTTCACTCTGTAGCTCCAACAGGAGCTTCATGGTCTGCGTTCACCCTTCTACAACACGCGGGACACACCCTGCAATGCTCCAAAGCCCTTTCGTAATGGTTGGGCAGAAGGTCCTTCAAGGGTACCTCAATTTTTTTCCCTTCCCTTTCCAACAGGGCATAACCTCGCAGTGGTTCCACAAAAATTAGGTTGTATTCGCTTCCCTTGTAGCATATAGAAGTCCCCACATCTGGTAGAATCTCTTTTATCAAGTAGTTTTCCCGCTCGTAGGCTAAACAGCACAAGAGCCTTCCACAAGGTCCGGTAAATTTGGAGGGAGACAGGGGAAGGTTCTGAAGGTGTATATCGTGCACATAAACGGAATCCAATTTTTCCGCAAACTTTGCACAGCAAACATCATTACCGCAGTTCCCAAGCCAACCCATCATCTGAACCGCATCCCTGACCCCTATCTGCCTCATCTCTATACGCCTTTTTATTGATTTTGCCAGATCCCTCACCAAAGCCCTAAAATCCACCCTTTGTTCTGCGGTATAGTAAAAGAACACCTTGGACCCATCCAAGGGAATGTAGGTTTTTAAGAGTTTCATATCCAAGTTATGTTCTTTTATCTTTCTCTTACAGAGTTCATGGAATTCTTTTGCACGCTCTTCGTTTTCTTGAGCTTTCCTTTTATCCTCTTCCGTTGCCTTTCTTAGAAAGGTCACCTTTGAAGACAGTCCTTCCTTTGAATAGCCGAGAACTTCCACTAACTCTTCTCCCTTTTCAGAACTGACAACCACCAACTCCCCCCTTTGAACATCCTCCCTAACACCATCCACTTCTATGATCTTCCTAGTGTCCTGATAGCGCGCCTTTATATGAAGCATTTTTATCACCTCCCTTTAAATAAAGATAAAACAATGTGAGCTTTAAGTTAATGCCTTTGCCCAGGTACTCCATGGCAAAGTATACCCTATCAAGCATGAGTTTGTACCTTTCATCCCGCTCTTGTAGATATTTTTTTTGGATCAAACCCGATAGGATCTTAAGAAATAAGAGCTTATCCTCCGTGCTCCAGTCTTCCAACTTGTTGGCTAATTTAAAGAGACTGACCCAATCTAACTGCCAAAACTTCAGTGCGGTTTCCACTATCTCTTTCTTTTCTTTCAAGCTTTCAAGTAAGATAATACTACCCTCCGAAAGCTCCAAAAGAAGATCATCCTTTATACCTGTCCTTTGGGCAAGCTCCTCTTTTGTAAGGGGTGGAACCTCTAACATAAAACACCTTGACTTTATGGTAGGTAATATGCTGTTTAGATTATGTGAGACAAGTATAAAGTGGGTGTCTAAGGGAGGCTCTTCTAAAACTTTCAGCAGGGCATTTTGGGCGTAAGGGTTCATGGCGTCTGCGTTATATATAACAACCACCTTTTTTGGAGAAAGGGCAGGCTTTATATAAACAAAATCTCTAACAGCCCTAATCTGATCAACCTTTATCTCCGTCTTTTCGGGCTTGAGATAGATAAAGTCCGGGTGGTCCCCTTGAAGATAAACGAACTTATCGTCCTCATATACCTTTAGCTTTTCTTCGGGCTGGGAGAAAAAGTCCTTCAAAAGACGGCAGGATTCACAGACTCCGCAGGCAGGATACTGGGACTTCAAGCACAACAAAGCCTTGGAGAGCTCAAAGGCAATTTCACGCTTTCCTATTCCTTCTTTTCCATAAAAAAGTAAGGCTTGAGGTACCCGTTTTTGATTGAACATTCTTTCCAAAAAGGCTTGCAGTTTCATTGGTTAGACTTCCCTATTAGCTTGAGGAACTCCTCCCGCGTGCGCAGGTCAGAGAGGAATATACCCCTAAGGGCTGAAGTAGTTGTAATATGCCCCGGGGACATCACCCCCCTCATGGACATGCACAGATGCTCCATTTCCAAGACCACCGCCACACCCTTTGGCTTTAACTGCTCCATCAAAAAGTCTGCGATTTGATTGGTGAGTCTTTCTTGGACTTGAGGTCGGAGGGCAAAGGCTCGGACCGTTCGGACAAGCTTTGAAAGACCGCAGACTATACCGTTGGGTATGTACGCTATGTGTGCCTTCCCGAAGAAGGGCAAGAGGTGATGCTCGCACAAACTGTATATATTTATGTCCTTAACCAAAACCATTTCGTTGTAATCTCCAAACTCCTCAAACAGCTTGAAGTCAAAGGACCTTTGGCGGTCAAACTCCTCCCACATGCGGGCCACCCGCTCGGGTGTCTCTTTTAGCCCTTCTCTATCTGGGTCTTCTCCTATTGCCTCCAAAAAGAGCCTTATGGCTTGCTTTAACTTCTCTTTATCTACAGCCATTCCTTGATCCTCCTTGCAATTTTTTCGGGGCTAAAGCCAAAGTAGTCCATGAGCACATCACCGGGTGCGGACCTTCCAAACTCCTCAAGGGTGATCAAAAGACCATCCATCCCAACAAATTTATGCCAGAGCAATCCTCTTCCCGCTTCCACCGCTACCCGTTTTTTCACCTCCGGTGCAAGAATATAGTCTTTATACTCCTTTGGCTGGTGTTCAAAGACTTCAAAGGAAAAGACGTTTACCACCCTTACCTTTATGCCCTCCTTCTCTAAAATCTCCTTTGCCATCAAGGATGGATAAACCTCCGAGCCGGAGGCAAAGACTATCACATCGGGTGTTCCCTCCGTGTCCGCTATCACGTAGGCTCCCTTCAGTGCAGACCAGTGGGAGGGATATTCTTGGCGGTCTATAAGAGGGACCTTTTGCCTTGTAAGGATTATTGCGGTGGGTCCATCCTTTCTTTTTAGTGCCATGTGCCAGGCTACGCTAACCTCGTTGGGGTCCGCAGGCCTGAGAACCCAAAGGTTTGGAATGAGCCTCAAGGATGAAAGCTGTTCCACCGGTTGATGGGTGGGTCCGTCCTCTCCAAGCCCAATGGAATCATGGGTGAAAACATAAATGATCTGCAAGCTGGAGAGGGAAGCTATCCTTATGGAAGGTCTCATGTAATCGGAGAACACCAAAAAGGTGCCACCGTATGGAATAATACCACCATGGTATGCCATGCCGTTGAGAATGGTCCCCATGGCATGCTCTCTAACTCCAAAGTGTAGGTTCCTGCCCTGTGGAAAGTCTCCCTCTCCGTGAAGGTAGGTGTTGTTGGATTCCGAGAGGTCCGCAGAACCTCCAAAGAGAGTGGGAATGACCTTTGATATGGACGCCAGGACCTTACCGCTCGCCTGACGGGTTGCCATAGCATCCTTGAACTCGGGCAACAGCTTCCTGTAATCTTCTTCCCAATCTTTGTTCAAAGACTTTTCCAGAAGCCTTGCCAACTCTGGATAGCTTTCTCTGTACCTCTCAAAAAGGGTGTTCCACTCCCTTTCCAAAAGCTCACCTTTTTTTATTTTCTCTTCTCTGTAGCCCCACACCTCCTCGGGGACAAAGAACTCCTCTTCAGGCCATTCAAAGTTTTTCTTGGTTTGCAGGGCTACTTCCTTTCCAAGGGGTGCGCCGTGGGCACTGGCATCATCCTGCTTTGGAGAGCCATAAGCCAAGTGAGTTCGGACAGATATAAAGGAGGGCTTTTGTTTCTGTTCCATCGCCCTCTTTATAGCCTTTTCCAATTCCGCCAAATCGTAGCCGTCCTCCACCTCCTGCACAAACCAGCCCGACGCATCAAACCTCTTTAGCACGTCCTCCGACCAGGCTAAGGATGTGGGTCCGTCTATGGAAACCTTGTTGTTGTCCCATATAACTATTAGCTTGTTTAATTTCCAGTGTCCCGCCAGCTGGGCAACCTCGCAGGAGACACCCTCCATAAGATCCCCGTCGCTCACAAGGGCAAAGGTATAGTGGTCTATTATGGGAAAACCTTCCCTGTTGAACTTGTCCGCAAGGAATTTTTCTGCCAAAGCCATGCCAACCGCGTTGCCAATGCCCTGTCCGAGGGGTCCAGTAGTTGCTTCTACCCCTGGTGTAAGAAAGCTCTCGGGATGCCCCGGCGTTCTGCTACCAAGCTGTCTAAAGCCCTTTAGGTCCTCAAGGCTAAGCTCATAACCCATTACAAAGAGCAAAGAGTAGAGCATGGCGCTGGCGTGCCCTGCGGAGAGTACAAAGCGGTCCCTGTTAAACCACTTGGGGTTCTTTGGGTTAAACCTCAAAAATCTATCGTAGATTATGTAGGGAATGTGGCTTGCCCCAAGGGGCATACCCGGATGTCCAGACTTTGCCCTCTCCACTTGGTCCAAGCTCAAAAATCTTATAGTGTTTATCAAAAGCCAATCTCTCTCACTTGCGTTCTTGAAGTAGTTTCGCATAGATTAGATTATAAGGGCTTTTAAAGTTCCCTTAAAACAAACTCTTCCAGTTCAAAAAACTTCCTTTCCTCCTCTCCCCCAAGTTCGTGGTCGTAGCCCAAAAGATGCACCAAGCCGTGCACCAAAAGTCTTTTTATCTCTTCCTCCAAACTGTGGCCAAGCTCCTGCGCCTGCCTTTTGGCGGTATCCACCGAGATAACAATGTCCCCAAGAATAAGCCAATCCTCCACTTTCTCACCTATGGGAAAGGATAGCACATCGGTGGGTTTGTCTTTGTTTCTGTAAAGCTTGTTTAACCTTTTTATCTGCGCATCGGAAACTAAGGCAATGCTGAGTTCTACCTTGCTTAAACCAAGAACCTCAAGGGCTCTGCGGGCTATTTTGCTCAGAAGTTTGCTTTCTACTCCTTTTACCTTTTTCTTGACCAGCACCCTGTTTTTTCTCATACTCTTCATAAGCCTTTATGATCCTTGCCACTATGGGGTGTCTCACTACATCCTCTCGTCCAAATTGGACAAAACCTATGCCTTCAACACCTTTGAGGACCTTTATTGCCTCCACCAAACCGGATTCTTCCTTTCTGGGTAGGTCTATCTGAGTTATGTCGCCCGTGATCACCACCTTGGAGCCAAAGCCGATCCTTGTTAAAAACATCTTCATCTGTTCCCGGGTGGAGTTTTGGGCCTCATCCAGGATTATAAAGGCGTCGTTTAGGGTCCTACCTCTCATGAAGGCTAAGGGGGCGATCTCTATAATGTTCTTTTCCAACATGTAGGCGGTTTTATCATATCCCACCATATCATACAGTGCGTCGTAAAGGGGGCGAAGGTATGGGTCCACCTTTTCCGCTATGGTGCCCGGAAGGTAGCCCAACTTTTCTCCTGCTTCTACCGCCGGTCTTGTTAGTATGATCTTGCTTATTTTGTTTTCCTTCATGAGGGCAAGGGCCATGGCTACCGCCAGGTAGGTTTTCCCCGTGCCCGCTGGACCTATACCAAAGACAATATCCTTTTCCCTTATTTCCCT encodes the following:
- a CDS encoding glycine cleavage system protein H, translated to METYKGCKIPKELYYDIENQVWYRLEEDGTVTVGATDVGQTRAGRMVNVRIKPPGKHVPKGKPIASLESGKWTGPIPAVIEGEIVERNEKLFDQPDLINDDPYGEGWIARLKPTNLERDLKDLVTGDVALQKMKEYIEREGVECKG
- the folE gene encoding GTP cyclohydrolase I FolE is translated as MAVDKEKLKQAIRLFLEAIGEDPDREGLKETPERVARMWEEFDRQRSFDFKLFEEFGDYNEMVLVKDINIYSLCEHHLLPFFGKAHIAYIPNGIVCGLSKLVRTVRAFALRPQVQERLTNQIADFLMEQLKPKGVAVVLEMEHLCMSMRGVMSPGHITTTSALRGIFLSDLRTREEFLKLIGKSNQ
- a CDS encoding RsmD family RNA methyltransferase; this encodes MKKSSRKKLLRPTSSMVKQAVFNMLGDIEGMLFIDLFAGTGQMGFMAMERGAEVIFVEKNRKFAQAIKEKGGKVIISDAIKFLEHLEDKPDIIFADPPYDYENYQKLIELALEKLNNGGFFILEHRKGQNFGAEKVKTYGDTALSIWRKEDD
- a CDS encoding PSP1 domain-containing protein → MLHIKARYQDTRKIIEVDGVREDVQRGELVVVSSEKGEELVEVLGYSKEGLSSKVTFLRKATEEDKRKAQENEERAKEFHELCKRKIKEHNLDMKLLKTYIPLDGSKVFFYYTAEQRVDFRALVRDLAKSIKRRIEMRQIGVRDAVQMMGWLGNCGNDVCCAKFAEKLDSVYVHDIHLQNLPLSPSKFTGPCGRLLCCLAYERENYLIKEILPDVGTSICYKGSEYNLIFVEPLRGYALLEREGKKIEVPLKDLLPNHYERALEHCRVCPACCRRVNADHEAPVGATE
- the coaD gene encoding pantetheine-phosphate adenylyltransferase codes for the protein MISVVYPGTFDPPHLGHLDIVKRSCELFDRVVVAIAKSPRKYLLFNLEERVDMFRVMVEPLGSKVEVKGFDGLLVDFMRKEGLRVIVRGVRLFTDFEYELQIALNNSKLAGVETIFMMPSQEYIHISSTIVRDIASYCGTLEGLVHPYVAKKLREKFHCP
- the thiF gene encoding thiazole biosynthesis adenylyltransferase ThiF translates to MFKFTEEQIKRYARHIILPEVGGKGQEKLLNSKVLVIGAGGLGSPAILYLAAAGVGTIGIVDFDVVDLSNLQRQIIHNTERVGTPKVESARRTVEMLNPDVKVITYNTRISKENIMDIIKDYDVVLDGTDNFPTRFLINDACYFAGKPLVSAAMLRFEGQVSVFDFRMKEQSPCYRCLFPEPPPPGLVPSCQEAGILGSIGGIMGCIQATEAIKLILGIGEPLVGKLLIMDALSMDFRKVKLRKDPNCPLCGEKPVIKELIEYEQVCDVHF
- the ybeY gene encoding rRNA maturation RNase YbeY encodes the protein MLVKKKVKGVESKLLSKIARRALEVLGLSKVELSIALVSDAQIKRLNKLYRNKDKPTDVLSFPIGEKVEDWLILGDIVISVDTAKRQAQELGHSLEEEIKRLLVHGLVHLLGYDHELGGEEERKFFELEEFVLREL
- the speD gene encoding adenosylmethionine decarboxylase, producing the protein MAKALGLHILADLHGVNPDLIDRVEDIKNLLETAVRVAGLTKISSHYYQFQPHGATGVILLAESHISIHTWPEHGLATVDVYTCGDPSKAYKAMDYIISTLEPSRVDKQVHERGLVGSSEGQELRSILLNI
- a CDS encoding radical SAM protein, translated to MKLLLELQSELNRLFLFELKDGSRIESVFYRGDTLCISTQVGCALGCPFCLSGSKGLLRNLSAEEIYSQYKLLKDRLPIKRIAMSGIGEPLMNYANVQEAFWMLKEEGLKVSFYTTGFPTEKLPMLLSLPHNGVTISVHTVREEKRKLLIPHGGSLEKLISTLKHSLKELSSSRRKKIALAYLLMKGINDTEEELLEFSRLVKELGLRAVLLYYNSTKPDFEAPSPEEYERAFLTLKAQGIKVTLSTRYRKDKLGGCGTLLVNRSL
- the tkt gene encoding transketolase, with the protein product MRNYFKNASERDWLLINTIRFLSLDQVERAKSGHPGMPLGASHIPYIIYDRFLRFNPKNPKWFNRDRFVLSAGHASAMLYSLLFVMGYELSLEDLKGFRQLGSRTPGHPESFLTPGVEATTGPLGQGIGNAVGMALAEKFLADKFNREGFPIIDHYTFALVSDGDLMEGVSCEVAQLAGHWKLNKLIVIWDNNKVSIDGPTSLAWSEDVLKRFDASGWFVQEVEDGYDLAELEKAIKRAMEQKQKPSFISVRTHLAYGSPKQDDASAHGAPLGKEVALQTKKNFEWPEEEFFVPEEVWGYREEKIKKGELLEREWNTLFERYRESYPELARLLEKSLNKDWEEDYRKLLPEFKDAMATRQASGKVLASISKVIPTLFGGSADLSESNNTYLHGEGDFPQGRNLHFGVREHAMGTILNGMAYHGGIIPYGGTFLVFSDYMRPSIRIASLSSLQIIYVFTHDSIGLGEDGPTHQPVEQLSSLRLIPNLWVLRPADPNEVSVAWHMALKRKDGPTAIILTRQKVPLIDRQEYPSHWSALKGAYVIADTEGTPDVIVFASGSEVYPSLMAKEILEKEGIKVRVVNVFSFEVFEHQPKEYKDYILAPEVKKRVAVEAGRGLLWHKFVGMDGLLITLEEFGRSAPGDVLMDYFGFSPEKIARRIKEWL
- a CDS encoding septal ring lytic transglycosylase RlpA family protein encodes the protein MKRWFFVLCLAFGFSYAQECKVLEGYASWYGEKFHGRKASSGERFDKFKYTAASKYFDMHTYLLVRNLENGREVVVRVNDKGPHKKGRIIDLSKSAAEKLGMLKKGVAKVQVMPLHCVAKDDQEEVIVDLIKTD
- a CDS encoding PhoH family protein, coding for MEKVEEIIDLGDLDERFYAIVGRGDENLKLFSQLFGVKVLARGTEIRIRGEEEKVQNMSRFIREILKEFAKGPLSSEEVRERAKAFVKGTTEVVSPDAEEVVLVTYRKKAIVPKTENQRIYVREIREKDIVFGIGPAGTGKTYLAVAMALALMKENKISKIILTRPAVEAGEKLGYLPGTIAEKVDPYLRPLYDALYDMVGYDKTAYMLEKNIIEIAPLAFMRGRTLNDAFIILDEAQNSTREQMKMFLTRIGFGSKVVITGDITQIDLPRKEESGLVEAIKVLKGVEGIGFVQFGREDVVRHPIVARIIKAYEEYEKKQGAGQEKGKRSRKQTSEQNSPQSP
- a CDS encoding DNA polymerase III subunit — its product is MKLQAFLERMFNQKRVPQALLFYGKEGIGKREIAFELSKALLCLKSQYPACGVCESCRLLKDFFSQPEEKLKVYEDDKFVYLQGDHPDFIYLKPEKTEIKVDQIRAVRDFVYIKPALSPKKVVVIYNADAMNPYAQNALLKVLEEPPLDTHFILVSHNLNSILPTIKSRCFMLEVPPLTKEELAQRTGIKDDLLLELSEGSIILLESLKEKKEIVETALKFWQLDWVSLFKLANKLEDWSTEDKLLFLKILSGLIQKKYLQERDERYKLMLDRVYFAMEYLGKGINLKLTLFYLYLKGGDKNASYKGALSGH